The genomic segment AGCTGCCGCGCGTCGCCTCCGGCGACGATAATATGCACGCCCGTAAGCATGACTTCTCCCTCCTTTGACCTTGGCGCCTGCCGGCATCCTCAGCGCAGACGGCCGAGATCGAATGCCTCCCGGGCGATGTCGTCGCGGCTCGGGCGGCAAGCATCGCGACTTGCATAGCACATCGTATGCAGACGCCTCCCGGCGGGTGCGGATACGCGGGGAAAGGCAAAGGGCGACGAAAATGCGCGAAGCGACAGTCGCCTCGCGCGGAATAAAATTATTGATCCAGCGGTATTTCGATTCGATACGGCTTCTCAATGTATTGCGGATACATGTACACGTCGAAGGTCAACGGTTGGACGTAATCGCCGGACGAAAGTTCGTAGCGATCTTCTTCGTGCATGTATTCTCCGCCCGCGAAGCCCATTGACGTTCCCATTGCAGTAGCCGTCCCCTTTTTCCCAGCCGCGTCGACGAAAGGCCCCGCAAGCAGCATGTATCCCATGTTGTCGTCTTTACGCGACAGGTTAAGCTTGAACGTAACAAACGTTTTTCCAAAACTTGTACTTACGTCTGCCACCGCCACCTGGCCATCCGGCGCTTGAACGATCGACTTCTTATCCGTGTCGACGACCAGAAGAAGCTTGCCCTTGTCGACAGCTCTGAACCAGGAGCCGGTCAGATACAGCTTCTTGGGATTGCGGAAATAACTGCTCTTAAATTCGAAGTGCGCCTCATTCTTCTCGGCCGCGCCCATGCTAAAACTCGGGAGACCCCATTCCTTGCCGGCGTCGTCCACGATAAGCATGTCCCCGGCACCGAATATCGCTTTCGTGTTGCTTTCTTCACAATAGCCTTCGATCGCGATTCGCAGCGGCGAGATTCGAGCCTTCTCGATCACGATGCGTTGTCCGTCGACCTCAATGGTTTCGTCCAGCGGGATCGTACGTTCGTTTCCGGCGAATAGCTTCTTGTCGATGGGAAAAGTAACGGCGTAAGTCGCATTCCTCAGCTTGACCGACATTCCCATCACATCAGGCAGCGGCTCGCGCTCCGGAAATAAAATCTCGATCGAGTCTGTCTGGGATCGCGCCTCCTCCGTGCCTTGAACATAGCCGGCCGTTCCATAGCTCAGCCCCAGCTTACGTCCCGAACCATCTTTCCAGTCGATGTCCTGTACGGACATTTGTTCGCCGGGCGCGAGTCCTTCCAACGTGTATACGAGCACCATACGAGCCTTGTCGGCGACGATTCCCTCCACCGTAAACTTCAGTCCGTCATGCTCGTCGGACACGTCCACTTTTTGCAGATAGCCATTGTCTATGGCATCCTGCAGCGTATCGTCGCTTGGATAATCGTGGCGGATCGCCTCGACGAGCGCCTCCATGCCTGGAATCTGCCGAATGGCCGAAGCAAATGCGGGGGATACCCGGATGGAAGCGAAGCAGACGATGAGAAAACAACTTGCCGCAGCAAAAGCCAAAAACCTTTTCTGAAACTTCCTTCGTCGCCTTCGAACAAGCGCTTGGCCCGACGCCAGTCCCGCCATAATCGCATCGTCCGCCTTCCGGAGCAGATCGGAGTCCGAGGTCCGCTCCTCAATCCGCGCCCAAAAAATGCGCCGTTCCGTTTCCATCCAGCGTCCCCTCCTTCCCAAGCTCCCGCCTTAATTGTGCGAGCGCTCTATTCAGCCAAGCTTTAACCGTTCCCTCCGGATGCCCCAGCAGCATGGCGATATCGCTTATCGTCATGTCCTCCGCATACTTTAAAACGACGACCTGTTTCCATTTGGGAGCAAGTCCCGCAACCGCTTCTTCGAACTTCATTGCTTCCCCGTGGCCCGCATCGGATGCGGCCGCTTCCGGCCATTTTTCAACCGGCCTTAGCCTCTTGCGACGCTTTTGCTCATCCGCGCACACATTCATCAAGATACGTACCAGCCACGTTTTGAAAAAAGTCGGTTGCTTCAAGCTCGGCAGTTTGGCATAGGCACGACAAGTCGTCTCCTGGATCGCTTCCAGCGCCGCATCCTCGTTATGCAAATATGCGAGCGCAACGCGCAGCATCGTTCTACGCGCCCTGCCCATCAGATCAAGAAAAGCCTCGTCGTCGCCGTTTTTTGCCCGCAGGACAAGCAGCCCGTCCGCTTCCAGTTCCGTAGCTTGCAGTACGTGCAGACCGTCTGGCGACCGCTGCCCCATTAATCCCGCGTCTCCGTCTTCATTCAAGCGACCCGACCTCCATTCCAAACATTAGACTGGCAACAGCCGCCAACGGTTTCGCAGGCCATAAAAAAAAGTCTTGCAGGGCGCGCACGCCCTGCAAGACTTTTAACTCAAACGCCCGTATGGCCGAAGCCGCCGGCGCCGCGCACCGTATCCGGAAGCTCGTCGGTCTCCTCGATCGTCACCTGAGGCACCCGCTGGAATACCATCTGCGCGATGCGCTCGCCGCGCTCGATCGCGAAGGGCTGCTGCCCCAGGTTCACGAGCAGCACCTTAACCTCGCCCCGGTAATCGGCATCGATCGTGCCCGGCGAGTTCAAGCAGGTAATCCCGTGCTTATAGGCCAGACCGCTGCGCGGTCTGATCTGGGCTTCAAGTTCCGCAGGCATCGCCATGGCGAAGCCCGCCGGAATCAGTGCCCTGTCGCCCGGCGCGAGCACGACCGGCTCGGCCACGGCGGCATGAAGGTCAAACCCCGCAGCCCATTCGGACATGCGGCGCGGCAGCGGAACGTCTTCATTCCCCGGCAGCCGCTTCAACTGGATTGGATACAACGAATTCCCTCCCTATTCCCGACAACACCTTTTCTTGCGAGCCGACGAGCGCCAAAGCCGCAGGCTGGCTCATAATACGGTCCATCATTTGCGCGACATCTTCCATCTTGACCGCGTCGATCCGCTCGATCATCTCGTCGAGCGTCAGATGGCGTCCGAGCATCAGCTCGTTTTTGCCGAGCCGGTTCATGCGGCTGCTCGTGCTCTCGAGACTCAGGATCAGGTTGCCCTTGAGCTGCTCCTTGCCGCGGTTCACTTCGGCTTCGCTCAATCCTTTGGCATGGACTTCGGAGAGCATCTCCATCGTCAGATCGTATACGTCCCTCGTCTGCTTCGGCGCCGTACCCGCGTATACGGTGAACAACCCGCTGTCCGCGTAGCTCGTATGGTACGAATAGACCGAATAGGCGAGCCCGCGCTTTTCCCGGATCTCCTGGAACAGACGCGAACTCATCCCGCCGCCGATCGCATTGTTGAGCAGCGTCATCGCGTACATCTTGGGATCGTCGATCGGGCAGCCAGGAAACGTAAGGCACAGATGGTTCTGCTCCGTCTTTTTGGCATGGAACAACGCATCCGGCCTGAAGTCCGGTACAGTAAGCATCGGCGCTTCCGAATGTATGGCAAAGTCGCCGAAATGCTTTTCGAGCAGTTCCAGCACGCTCTCGTCCACGTTGCCGGCGAGGCTGACGACCGTATTATCGATCGTGTACCGGCGAGTCATATAATCCCGCAGATCGTCCGGTCCCATCGCGTGCAAGCGCTCGGCGGTTCCCAAAATCGAATAGGCCAGCGGATGATCGCCGTAAGCGGCCGTAGAGGCCAGATCGTGAACCGTGTCGTCCGGCGTATCGTCGTACATGGCGATCTCTTCGAGAATCACGTTCTTTTCCTTGGCCAGCTCTTCTTCGGCGAGCTGGGATTCGAAGAACATGTCCGATAAAATGTCCACGGCGATCGGCAGGTGCTGATCGAGAACCTTGGCGTAATAGCAGGTGTATTCCTTGGCGGTGAAGGCGTTAACGTTGCCGCCGATTCCGTCGAAGCGGTCGGCGATATCCTTCGCCGAGTGGCGGCGCGTACCTTTGAACAGCATATGCTCGACGAAATGCGAAATTCCGTTGTCGGCGATCGTCTCGTATCGGGACCCCGTTTTCACCCAAATGCCGAACGCAACCGACCTGCTGGTCGGGATATTCTCAATCATCACGCGCAAGCCGTTCTTCAGCGTGTACTTGTTCAACCGTTCTCCCCCTTGCCATGAATGATAACATGATATCAAAAATCGACATCCCCCACAACCGAAGATGCGCCGCAAAGCGATGCCATGAACATTTAATTACCCCGTGCAGGCACATCTAACCGCCTCTCCGACAGCACCTCTGATACCGTTCCGGGTACGAGCCCCTTCGCTTTGGTCTGACGGATAATCCCCTTGAGCGCCTGCTCGGTCGTTGATGTCGGATGCATCAGAATAAGGGTCCCCGGTCCAACGCCTGCTCCGATTTTCGCGATGACGCCTGCTGCGGGCGGACGCTTCCAATCGACGGTATCGAGCGTCCACAGCACCGTGGTCAAACCGAGTCCGGCCGCAATTCGTACCGTCCTGTCGTCGAAATCGCCGGAGGGCGGCGCGAACAAACGATTGTCGACGTCCAGCGTTTTTTTTAGCAGCGATTGCGTTTTGGCGATCTCTTCGAGCTGCTTGGCGTCGGTAATCGTACTCATGTTTTTATGAGAGTAAGCGTGATTCGATACCTCGTGGCCGCGCCGGATGATCTCTTCCGCAGCCTCCTTGTTTTTGCTCAGCCAGCTCCCGTCGAGGAAAAAGGTCGCTTTGACCTGTTCGTCGTCCAGCGTCTTTAATATAGAAGCTAAATATTCGTTGCCCCATGCGACGTTGATCATCAGCCCGACCGCAGGCTTCGCCGGATTGCCGCGATAGACCGGCGAAGGCGGCAGATCCCGCAGCGATACCTTCGGTGCGATCTCCTTGTACACCCACGGCACCTTGTCCGCGGAGCCGGCGGCGGACTCGGCCGTCCACCCCGCCGCTTTCGCCTTGGCGTATGTCGCTTCCACGTCCACTGTCCTGCCGTTATACCCCGGTATCGCCTTCCAAACACGGTCGACTTTGGCGTCCTTCGGCCGAATCGCGCGCTTTTGGGCTTCCTGCTTAAGCCATGCCTTCAACGGCTCTTCCTCATTCGCCCGATCTTCTGCCGCTGCCGGCTGCTCCTTGTCGCCGAGGAATCCCGTCTCCGCGTATGTCGCCTCTCCGCTTGCGGACTTGGCGGATTCCACGTATGCGTGCAGCGGACCGTACCGGCCCGCGCCGAGCAACAGGACGAGCAGCGCCAGCATGACCGTTGGCGGCCAACGCGTTTTGCTCATGGCTGATTCCCAGCTCCTATCCGGGCGCGGACGCGCCCTCGCTTGTCTACATCCTATGCAATCCTGGCGGTTATTATGAACCGCAGGCCGGGCGAGGAAACCGTCATCGGAGGGGAAGCGCCGGCAAGCCAAATAAAAAAAGAGACTGAAAAATATTCGGTCTCTTTTGCTTATCCTATGCAGTTGGTAAAGCTAAAGCTGGCGCCGATTACTGACCGCTCTGTACTTCGGTCGTGAGCAGCGCCTTGCGGGACAGATTCACGCGGCCCATGTTGTCGATCTCGGTGACCTTGACCATGATCTTGTCGCCGATAGCGACGGCGTCCTCGACCTTGGCTACGCGCTCGGTCGACAGCTGGGAGATGTGGACCAGTCCGTCTTTGCCCGGCAGGATCTCGACGAACGCGCCGAA from the Cohnella hashimotonis genome contains:
- a CDS encoding DUF4179 domain-containing protein, giving the protein METERRIFWARIEERTSDSDLLRKADDAIMAGLASGQALVRRRRRKFQKRFLAFAAASCFLIVCFASIRVSPAFASAIRQIPGMEALVEAIRHDYPSDDTLQDAIDNGYLQKVDVSDEHDGLKFTVEGIVADKARMVLVYTLEGLAPGEQMSVQDIDWKDGSGRKLGLSYGTAGYVQGTEEARSQTDSIEILFPEREPLPDVMGMSVKLRNATYAVTFPIDKKLFAGNERTIPLDETIEVDGQRIVIEKARISPLRIAIEGYCEESNTKAIFGAGDMLIVDDAGKEWGLPSFSMGAAEKNEAHFEFKSSYFRNPKKLYLTGSWFRAVDKGKLLLVVDTDKKSIVQAPDGQVAVADVSTSFGKTFVTFKLNLSRKDDNMGYMLLAGPFVDAAGKKGTATAMGTSMGFAGGEYMHEEDRYELSSGDYVQPLTFDVYMYPQYIEKPYRIEIPLDQ
- a CDS encoding sigma-70 family RNA polymerase sigma factor; the encoded protein is MNEDGDAGLMGQRSPDGLHVLQATELEADGLLVLRAKNGDDEAFLDLMGRARRTMLRVALAYLHNEDAALEAIQETTCRAYAKLPSLKQPTFFKTWLVRILMNVCADEQKRRKRLRPVEKWPEAAASDAGHGEAMKFEEAVAGLAPKWKQVVVLKYAEDMTISDIAMLLGHPEGTVKAWLNRALAQLRRELGKEGTLDGNGTAHFLGAD
- the dut gene encoding dUTP diphosphatase yields the protein MYPIQLKRLPGNEDVPLPRRMSEWAAGFDLHAAVAEPVVLAPGDRALIPAGFAMAMPAELEAQIRPRSGLAYKHGITCLNSPGTIDADYRGEVKVLLVNLGQQPFAIERGERIAQMVFQRVPQVTIEETDELPDTVRGAGGFGHTGV
- a CDS encoding M16 family metallopeptidase; the encoded protein is MNKYTLKNGLRVMIENIPTSRSVAFGIWVKTGSRYETIADNGISHFVEHMLFKGTRRHSAKDIADRFDGIGGNVNAFTAKEYTCYYAKVLDQHLPIAVDILSDMFFESQLAEEELAKEKNVILEEIAMYDDTPDDTVHDLASTAAYGDHPLAYSILGTAERLHAMGPDDLRDYMTRRYTIDNTVVSLAGNVDESVLELLEKHFGDFAIHSEAPMLTVPDFRPDALFHAKKTEQNHLCLTFPGCPIDDPKMYAMTLLNNAIGGGMSSRLFQEIREKRGLAYSVYSYHTSYADSGLFTVYAGTAPKQTRDVYDLTMEMLSEVHAKGLSEAEVNRGKEQLKGNLILSLESTSSRMNRLGKNELMLGRHLTLDEMIERIDAVKMEDVAQMMDRIMSQPAALALVGSQEKVLSGIGREFVVSNPVEAAAGE
- a CDS encoding polysaccharide deacetylase family protein, whose product is MSKTRWPPTVMLALLVLLLGAGRYGPLHAYVESAKSASGEATYAETGFLGDKEQPAAAEDRANEEEPLKAWLKQEAQKRAIRPKDAKVDRVWKAIPGYNGRTVDVEATYAKAKAAGWTAESAAGSADKVPWVYKEIAPKVSLRDLPPSPVYRGNPAKPAVGLMINVAWGNEYLASILKTLDDEQVKATFFLDGSWLSKNKEAAEEIIRRGHEVSNHAYSHKNMSTITDAKQLEEIAKTQSLLKKTLDVDNRLFAPPSGDFDDRTVRIAAGLGLTTVLWTLDTVDWKRPPAAGVIAKIGAGVGPGTLILMHPTSTTEQALKGIIRQTKAKGLVPGTVSEVLSERRLDVPARGN